The proteins below come from a single Leptotrichia sp. oral taxon 223 genomic window:
- a CDS encoding DUF3644 domain-containing protein has translation MEKKTINFINKLIEKSTEAFIMGLEIYNKPTIKYRVEGFSFFICNAWELMLKAKLLKEEKSIYFSNQPNRTISLTRAIELIFTNNKNPLRINLETINELRNTSTHFITEDYEKIYAPLFQACVKNYCDKLLEFHNIDITNQIAQDFLTLRTVFSDFDETELLAKYPPELAEKLIFNNNNIQVLEKQNNNNFAFTINHYLYITKNPKNADFKISVDRNSNSKGTIIREIRNPNNTHIFSHGKLTKYIKEELEKRNILFEYSLSNGEIKKSFTTNTLNLFIQFYDMKNNEKFSFKHVIGESCQYTYSINAAEFIINEIKKDPKSIYENLKKGIEIKKKITSGAKEF, from the coding sequence ATGGAGAAAAAAACTATTAATTTTATAAATAAATTGATTGAAAAATCAACAGAGGCGTTTATAATGGGATTAGAAATTTACAATAAACCTACAATAAAATATAGAGTAGAAGGATTTAGTTTTTTTATTTGTAATGCTTGGGAATTGATGTTGAAAGCAAAATTATTAAAAGAAGAAAAATCCATATATTTTTCTAATCAGCCTAATAGAACAATTAGTTTAACACGAGCTATTGAATTAATTTTCACAAATAACAAAAATCCTTTAAGAATTAATTTAGAAACAATAAATGAACTACGAAATACAAGTACACATTTTATTACAGAAGATTATGAAAAAATTTATGCACCATTATTTCAAGCATGTGTAAAAAACTATTGTGATAAATTATTAGAATTTCATAACATTGATATTACAAATCAAATAGCTCAAGATTTTTTAACATTGAGAACAGTTTTTAGTGATTTTGATGAAACTGAACTATTAGCAAAATATCCCCCTGAATTAGCAGAAAAATTGATTTTTAATAACAATAATATTCAAGTTTTAGAAAAGCAGAATAATAATAATTTTGCTTTTACTATAAATCATTATTTGTATATCACAAAAAATCCTAAAAATGCTGATTTCAAAATATCAGTGGATAGAAATTCAAACTCTAAAGGAACAATTATTCGTGAAATAAGAAATCCTAACAATACACATATATTTTCACATGGAAAATTAACTAAATATATAAAAGAGGAACTAGAAAAAAGAAATATATTGTTTGAGTATTCTTTAAGTAATGGAGAAATAAAAAAAAGTTTTACTACAAACACATTAAATTTGTTTATCCAATTTTATGATATGAAGAATAATGAAAAATTTTCTTTCAAACATGTTATAGGAGAGAGTTGTCAATATACTTATTCTATAAATGCAGCAGAATTTATAATAAATGAAATAAAAAAAGATCCAAAAAGTATTTATGAAAATTTGAAAAAAGGAATTGAAATAAAAAAAAAGATAACCTCAGGGGCAAAGGAATTCTAA
- the infC gene encoding translation initiation factor IF-3, with protein sequence MFFIRGNNRSDEPRMNERIRAREIRVVGDDGEQFGVMSARDALALAAEKELDLVEISPNATPPVCKIMDYGKFKYEKTKKDKENKKKQKNVVVKEIRIKPHIDEHDKETKISQIEKFIAKEHKVKVSLRLTGRERLHAESAIKVLDEFASHFEEIATVEKKYGKEQVQKFILLSPKK encoded by the coding sequence GTGTTTTTTATAAGAGGAAATAACCGATCTGATGAGCCAAGAATGAATGAGCGAATTAGAGCAAGAGAAATTAGAGTTGTTGGTGATGATGGAGAACAGTTTGGAGTAATGTCAGCTAGAGATGCGTTGGCACTTGCTGCAGAAAAGGAATTGGACTTAGTTGAGATTTCACCAAATGCAACACCGCCTGTATGCAAAATTATGGACTATGGAAAATTCAAGTATGAGAAAACGAAGAAAGACAAGGAAAATAAGAAAAAGCAAAAAAATGTCGTTGTTAAAGAGATTAGAATCAAGCCTCATATTGACGAGCATGATAAGGAAACAAAAATTTCTCAGATTGAAAAATTTATAGCCAAGGAGCATAAGGTAAAAGTCAGCTTAAGACTTACAGGTAGAGAAAGATTGCACGCAGAATCTGCTATTAAAGTATTAGACGAGTTTGCAAGCCATTTTGAAGAAATTGCAACAGTTGAGAAAAAATACGGGAAAGAACAGGTTCAAAAATTTATTTTATTATCGCCTAAAAAATAA
- a CDS encoding DUF3419 family protein: MKTEVKENKVDFSLIRYSQCWEDTEILLESLDINEKDVCFGILSAGDNVFSMLAKNPEKVVALDISFPQIALAKLKREIFKSFSYEEMLKFIGIKISSERIEMYEKIKVNLEEDVRNYWDFNREAIENGIIHIGKFEKFFKIFREKILPFVHSKKRIEKLLEKKSRQERIDYYDRHWNNFRWKLMFKLFFSKYIVGKLGRDKAFFRYAEKNISEEMKERSRYALCELPPYENPYICYILTGNYRLEHLPYFLREENFENIKKNLHKLEIVQNSVEEYLDGIDFKINKFNLSDIFEYMSLENYRKLMKKIYDNADNNAILAYWNLIVERNSSKLESLKRKENIKNNFHRLEELDKRLHKKDKTFFYTDFVVEKVIKYGNS, encoded by the coding sequence TTGAAAACGGAAGTAAAAGAAAATAAGGTTGATTTTTCTTTGATAAGATACTCCCAATGCTGGGAAGATACTGAAATATTGCTTGAAAGCCTTGATATAAATGAAAAAGATGTGTGCTTTGGAATTTTGTCAGCAGGGGACAATGTATTTTCGATGCTTGCTAAAAATCCTGAAAAAGTGGTGGCTCTTGACATAAGTTTTCCCCAGATAGCTCTTGCCAAACTTAAAAGAGAAATATTTAAAAGTTTCTCATATGAGGAAATGCTGAAATTTATAGGGATAAAAATTTCATCTGAAAGAATTGAAATGTATGAAAAAATAAAGGTAAATCTTGAGGAAGATGTGAGGAACTACTGGGATTTTAATAGGGAAGCGATTGAAAATGGAATAATCCATATTGGAAAATTTGAAAAGTTTTTTAAAATTTTCAGGGAAAAAATACTTCCTTTTGTGCATAGTAAAAAACGGATAGAAAAACTTCTTGAAAAAAAATCAAGGCAGGAAAGAATTGATTATTATGACAGACATTGGAATAATTTTAGATGGAAACTGATGTTTAAGCTGTTCTTTTCAAAATACATAGTTGGGAAACTGGGAAGGGATAAGGCATTTTTCAGATATGCAGAAAAAAATATTTCTGAGGAAATGAAGGAAAGAAGCAGATATGCCCTCTGTGAACTGCCTCCATATGAGAATCCTTACATTTGCTATATTCTGACAGGAAATTACCGTTTGGAACACCTGCCTTACTTTTTGCGAGAAGAAAATTTTGAAAATATTAAGAAAAATCTTCATAAATTGGAAATTGTTCAGAATTCTGTTGAGGAATATCTTGATGGGATAGATTTTAAAATAAATAAATTTAATTTAAGTGATATTTTTGAATATATGTCTTTGGAAAATTATAGAAAATTAATGAAAAAAATTTATGATAATGCTGATAATAATGCAATACTGGCATACTGGAACTTGATTGTGGAAAGAAATTCATCAAAATTAGAATCTCTAAAGAGAAAAGAAAATATAAAAAACAATTTTCACAGGCTGGAAGAGCTCGATAAAAGGCTTCATAAAAAGGACAAGACGTTTTTTTATACTGATTTTGTAGTTGAAAAGGTGATAAAATATGGAAATAGTTAA
- a CDS encoding type II toxin-antitoxin system RelE/ParE family toxin produces MKSYYKVLYSKKAEKFMKSHKEYGIRFFKNFTELSKDFYNNFNNFDIDYYESFQNAYRMRIGKYRAIFTIENEEIKIINVIDINSRGDIYKK; encoded by the coding sequence TTGAAGAGCTATTATAAAGTTTTGTATTCTAAAAAAGCTGAAAAATTTATGAAAAGCCATAAAGAATATGGAATAAGATTTTTTAAAAATTTTACAGAATTGTCAAAGGACTTTTATAATAACTTCAATAATTTTGATATTGATTATTATGAAAGTTTTCAAAATGCCTATCGAATGCGTATAGGAAAATACAGAGCTATTTTTACAATCGAAAATGAGGAAATAAAAATTATTAATGTAATTGATATTAATAGTCGTGGAGATATTTACAAAAAATAA
- the rsmA gene encoding 16S rRNA (adenine(1518)-N(6)/adenine(1519)-N(6))-dimethyltransferase RsmA, translating to MKRKKEKYQKKNKHFENENHKAKKKYGQNFLNDSSLSDEILNVANIDEKTEVLEIGPGLGFLTEKLIENSKFLTAFEIDDDLIPFLTKKFEKKENFKLIHQDFMEADLGNFFENRQNVKVVANIPYYITSPIINKLLKYRENIDEIYLMVQKEVAERIASQPHSKNMSLLTHAVQFYAEAEYLFTVPKEKFDPVPKVDSAFLRIKILKDKRYESQISEEKYFKYLKEAFSNKRKSIANNLIKLGFSKDVVGNALEKTGKTRLARTEEFSVQEFIDFIEILEG from the coding sequence TTGAAAAGAAAAAAAGAGAAATACCAAAAGAAAAATAAACATTTTGAGAATGAAAATCATAAGGCTAAGAAAAAATACGGTCAGAATTTTTTGAATGACAGCAGTTTGTCAGATGAGATTTTGAATGTGGCGAATATTGATGAAAAAACAGAAGTGCTGGAAATTGGGCCGGGGCTGGGATTTTTGACAGAAAAACTGATTGAAAATTCTAAATTTTTGACTGCCTTTGAGATAGACGATGATTTGATACCATTTTTAACTAAAAAATTTGAAAAAAAAGAAAATTTTAAATTGATTCATCAGGATTTTATGGAAGCAGATTTAGGAAATTTTTTTGAAAACAGGCAAAATGTTAAAGTTGTGGCAAATATTCCGTATTATATAACTTCGCCGATTATTAATAAGCTTTTGAAATACCGTGAGAATATTGATGAAATTTACTTGATGGTGCAAAAGGAAGTGGCAGAGCGGATTGCCTCACAGCCTCATAGTAAGAATATGAGCTTACTTACACACGCAGTTCAATTTTATGCTGAAGCGGAGTATCTGTTTACTGTGCCGAAAGAAAAATTTGATCCTGTTCCAAAAGTTGATTCAGCATTTTTAAGAATAAAAATTTTGAAAGATAAAAGATATGAAAGCCAGATTTCAGAAGAGAAATATTTTAAATATTTAAAAGAAGCCTTTTCCAATAAACGAAAGAGCATTGCAAATAATCTGATAAAATTAGGATTTTCAAAGGATGTAGTGGGAAATGCGCTGGAAAAAACTGGAAAGACAAGACTTGCACGGACTGAGGAATTTTCTGTTCAGGAATTTATTGATTTTATTGAAATTTTGGAAGGGTAG
- a CDS encoding PEP/pyruvate-binding domain-containing protein: MKYIYNVDKLKNHNENTVFEEKIGKKAQNLVELAAASFNVPYFSVITNRYFKEIVLKEIEEDNRKAGNNDEIKDWDDVFSGNSERKIENIIRIIKNHRIKEEFQKEIENTLNEESYYAVRSSSIEEDSSNFSFAGQFETYLYVKKENMLEKIKEVWISSFSPHVMKYRKEGKINNEINVPAVIIQEMVNSEKAGVGFSVNPVNNNYDEAVISGTYGLGTSIVDGDENGDLFIYNKKTKEIKKEIRTKKIRQVLDFENQKIKVEEINIEEEVLSSDEIRELGENIINIEKYYGKPQDMEWAFEKGKLYILQSRPITTLEKINEKTSNTIIWDNSNIVESYPEITLPLTFSFIRKAYSDVYKRFSEITGVPPKVVESYQVVYDNMLGLLKGRVYYNLINWYKLLMLFPNSKGNSKFMEQMMGVKKELSEENLNENLLEAEEKMTGLEKFRNRLEKYKEGFTLFMNMFLIEKKAEKFYKIIDENLNGKNSNLDNKNIKELKKYYKFLENKFLKNWEIPIINDFLVMVWFGLSKKMAEKYIKENFEEKHNILIAQEGNDMISVEPSRYIKKMSDMLRQDKSLQNEIKDIIKNDGKLMPDVLKLTKNAKFNSLLNEYMEKFGDRTVHELKLEAPTLKEEPIFLIKMIFSLSMTENIQEHSKRNISEEQKKIYDNLKISPVKKYLLKKTVFYAKKFIRLRENLRYERTKVFGTVRKIMKKMGIHLKNDNLINNEKDVFYLTVDEIFGLVDGSIIDVDLKKLIELRKEEYKKYESAAILPDRFLTRGFLGENFYYEDLTGNSQLDENTLKGTGCSKGIVKGKVKIVLNPMNTQVEDRDIVVTKSTDPSWVMVFPLLKGLIVEKGSLLSHSAIISREMNIPAIVGVQGATSILETGDIVQFDGSTGIIKKLDD; this comes from the coding sequence ATGAAATATATTTATAACGTTGATAAACTAAAAAATCATAATGAAAATACAGTATTTGAGGAAAAAATAGGTAAAAAAGCACAAAATTTGGTTGAACTGGCTGCTGCAAGCTTTAATGTTCCTTATTTTTCAGTAATTACAAATAGATATTTTAAGGAAATTGTGCTAAAAGAAATTGAAGAGGATAATCGAAAAGCAGGGAATAATGATGAAATAAAGGACTGGGATGATGTATTTAGTGGAAATTCTGAAAGAAAGATTGAAAATATAATTAGAATTATAAAAAATCATAGAATTAAGGAAGAATTTCAAAAGGAAATAGAAAATACGCTAAATGAAGAAAGCTATTATGCGGTGAGATCGTCTTCGATTGAGGAAGATAGCAGTAATTTTTCATTTGCGGGGCAGTTTGAGACGTATCTTTATGTGAAAAAAGAAAATATGCTGGAAAAAATAAAGGAAGTATGGATTTCGTCCTTTTCACCGCATGTGATGAAATATAGGAAGGAAGGGAAAATAAATAACGAAATAAATGTTCCGGCGGTAATAATTCAGGAAATGGTTAATTCTGAAAAGGCTGGAGTTGGATTTAGCGTAAATCCTGTAAATAACAATTATGATGAAGCTGTCATTTCTGGAACTTATGGACTGGGGACAAGCATTGTTGACGGAGATGAAAACGGGGATCTGTTTATTTATAATAAAAAAACGAAGGAAATTAAAAAGGAAATAAGAACAAAGAAGATAAGACAGGTTTTAGATTTTGAAAATCAGAAAATAAAAGTAGAAGAAATAAATATTGAAGAGGAAGTTTTAAGTAGTGACGAAATACGTGAACTAGGTGAAAATATCATAAATATTGAAAAATATTATGGAAAGCCTCAGGATATGGAATGGGCATTTGAAAAAGGGAAACTGTATATATTGCAGTCAAGGCCCATAACTACATTGGAAAAAATAAATGAAAAAACGTCCAATACAATAATATGGGATAACAGCAACATCGTAGAAAGTTATCCTGAAATTACATTGCCACTTACATTCAGCTTTATAAGAAAGGCGTATTCTGATGTATATAAAAGATTCTCAGAAATTACAGGAGTGCCTCCGAAGGTTGTTGAAAGCTATCAAGTTGTGTATGACAATATGCTGGGGCTTCTAAAGGGAAGAGTTTACTATAACCTCATAAACTGGTACAAACTTCTAATGCTGTTTCCAAATTCCAAAGGCAACAGCAAGTTTATGGAACAGATGATGGGGGTAAAAAAGGAGCTGTCAGAGGAAAATCTTAATGAAAATCTTCTGGAAGCAGAAGAAAAAATGACAGGCTTGGAAAAATTTAGGAATAGACTGGAAAAATATAAGGAAGGATTTACACTATTTATGAATATGTTTCTCATAGAAAAAAAAGCTGAGAAATTTTATAAAATTATTGATGAAAATCTTAATGGGAAAAATAGTAATCTTGATAATAAAAATATAAAAGAACTGAAAAAATATTACAAGTTTCTTGAAAATAAGTTTCTAAAAAATTGGGAAATCCCCATTATAAATGACTTTCTTGTGATGGTATGGTTTGGGCTTTCAAAAAAGATGGCAGAAAAATATATAAAAGAAAATTTTGAAGAAAAACATAATATTCTTATCGCTCAAGAAGGAAACGACATGATAAGCGTCGAGCCTTCAAGATACATAAAAAAAATGAGTGATATGCTAAGGCAGGATAAATCTTTACAGAATGAAATAAAGGATATAATAAAAAATGATGGCAAATTAATGCCTGATGTGTTAAAATTAACTAAAAATGCAAAATTTAATTCTCTTCTGAATGAATATATGGAAAAATTTGGCGACAGGACAGTCCACGAACTGAAACTGGAAGCACCTACATTAAAGGAAGAGCCAATATTTCTGATAAAAATGATATTTTCTCTTTCAATGACAGAAAATATTCAGGAACATTCTAAAAGAAACATATCGGAAGAACAGAAAAAAATATATGACAATCTGAAAATAAGTCCTGTAAAGAAATATTTATTGAAAAAAACTGTATTTTATGCGAAAAAATTTATAAGACTGAGGGAAAATCTAAGATATGAACGGACAAAGGTTTTTGGAACAGTAAGAAAAATTATGAAAAAAATGGGAATACACTTGAAAAATGACAACCTTATAAACAATGAAAAAGATGTATTCTACCTTACTGTTGATGAAATTTTTGGACTTGTTGACGGCTCAATAATTGATGTTGACTTAAAAAAACTTATAGAACTGCGAAAAGAGGAATATAAGAAATACGAATCGGCAGCAATTCTTCCTGACAGATTTTTAACAAGAGGATTCCTAGGAGAAAACTTTTATTATGAAGATCTGACAGGAAATTCACAACTGGACGAAAATACTTTAAAGGGAACTGGATGTAGCAAAGGAATTGTAAAAGGAAAAGTAAAAATTGTCCTAAATCCCATGAATACCCAGGTTGAAGATAGAGATATAGTTGTAACAAAATCCACAGATCCAAGCTGGGTTATGGTTTTTCCTTTATTAAAAGGACTTATAGTGGAAAAGGGGAGTCTCTTGTCTCATAGTGCAATTATTTCGCGAGAGATGAATATCCCTGCCATAGTTGGAGTACAGGGTGCAACAAGCATTCTAGAGACAGGAGATATAGTTCAATTTGACGGAAGTACAGGAATTATTAAAAAATTAGATGACTGA
- a CDS encoding diacylglycerol/polyprenol kinase family protein codes for MEIVKMTAVLAAFILFFLLLNQLEKSEKLNSELIRKILHIGSGIGGLALPFIFEEKSSVIILGAVFLMLLISIRIVKHKITGLKKVLETKNRKTFGDIYFIVSILGLWIVSSEDKVMYSLPLIILMFSDAFAALIGEFYSKYRFNTGFGTKSIEGSITFFLTTYFICINFFLFFSDIGSINIVLVSLLLSILTMILEVISWNGLDNLFVPFFVYLFLRLNLYLTAQELMYKFWVIMILFIIIILNRKKTTLTRVAQTASLFFLYIVMIIGGIKWLIPPLIMYLGYYHFTPKVRGQVKDSLRGLLTIAFTTAIWLAMSIILDKNKMYLIYIFTFSLHFGIINLIRDNAGNVKRETFRMNFLMGSIGKSLAFFIINYLALSRILDFKMLIGIIILIFGGIFTYETSMKIFYIIEKEKELSGETKVFIASGTVFICSMLLLGIGML; via the coding sequence ATGGAAATAGTTAAAATGACAGCTGTTCTGGCAGCTTTTATCCTGTTTTTCCTTTTACTGAACCAACTTGAAAAAAGTGAAAAACTAAATTCAGAACTTATACGGAAAATCCTGCATATAGGCTCAGGAATCGGAGGGCTGGCACTTCCTTTTATATTTGAGGAAAAAAGTTCAGTTATAATACTTGGAGCAGTTTTTCTTATGTTACTTATTTCCATTAGGATAGTGAAACATAAAATAACAGGATTGAAAAAGGTGCTGGAAACAAAAAACAGGAAAACTTTTGGAGATATATATTTTATTGTGAGTATTCTTGGATTATGGATTGTATCAAGCGAAGACAAAGTAATGTATTCCCTCCCTCTTATAATTCTTATGTTTTCCGATGCCTTTGCCGCTCTTATAGGTGAATTTTACAGCAAATACAGGTTTAATACAGGATTTGGCACGAAATCAATAGAAGGCTCAATAACATTCTTTCTTACAACATATTTTATATGTATAAATTTCTTTTTATTCTTTAGTGATATTGGCAGCATAAACATCGTGCTTGTTTCCCTGCTTTTAAGCATTCTTACAATGATTCTTGAAGTTATTTCGTGGAATGGACTGGATAATCTTTTTGTACCGTTCTTTGTGTATCTGTTTCTGAGGTTAAATTTGTATTTGACAGCACAGGAACTGATGTACAAATTTTGGGTAATAATGATACTTTTCATAATTATAATTTTGAATAGAAAAAAGACTACGCTTACAAGGGTTGCACAAACTGCAAGTTTATTTTTTCTTTATATCGTAATGATAATTGGAGGGATAAAATGGCTTATTCCGCCACTAATAATGTATCTTGGCTATTATCATTTCACGCCAAAGGTAAGGGGGCAAGTAAAAGATTCACTCAGAGGACTTCTGACAATAGCATTTACCACAGCAATATGGCTTGCTATGAGTATTATACTTGATAAAAATAAAATGTACCTTATTTATATCTTTACCTTTTCACTGCACTTTGGAATTATAAATTTAATAAGAGATAATGCGGGAAATGTAAAACGGGAAACATTTAGGATGAACTTTCTGATGGGAAGCATAGGAAAATCGTTAGCTTTCTTTATAATAAATTATCTTGCTTTGTCAAGAATTTTAGATTTTAAAATGCTAATTGGAATAATAATTCTTATATTTGGCGGCATATTTACTTATGAAACAAGCATGAAGATTTTTTATATTATTGAAAAGGAAAAGGAGCTTAGCGGAGAAACAAAAGTATTTATAGCTTCTGGAACAGTTTTTATCTGTTCTATGCTGCTATTAGGAATTGGAATGCTCTAA
- the rpmI gene encoding 50S ribosomal protein L35 codes for MPKMKTHRGTKKRVKVTGSGKISLRHSGKSHILTKKTHKRKKRLGQDAIAPKGAERKIKKVLAGQEGR; via the coding sequence ATGCCAAAAATGAAAACACATAGAGGAACAAAAAAAAGAGTTAAAGTTACAGGAAGTGGAAAAATTTCTTTAAGACACTCTGGAAAGAGCCATATCTTGACTAAAAAAACTCATAAAAGAAAAAAACGTCTAGGACAAGACGCAATCGCTCCAAAAGGTGCTGAAAGAAAAATCAAAAAAGTATTGGCTGGACAAGAAGGAAGATAG
- a CDS encoding GNAT family N-acetyltransferase — MKIKRYVITENNQINKINLEKYITENNISQNEIPKIQIEHPSEIIVFYNENEEMAGSLNLWHNRPNYNGKATSYIGNVNILEKYRKNETEIFNEIFENLKKDCIETIIGPLNGTTWNTYRYVTDMGNHPPFLLEPFNEEYYVELFEKIGFEPLAYYISTIMENMNPVQRGNLSKKIEKLRKFDFYKDITVKSAENEDLLVVLNKVYDLTIEAFKNNFLYSKLDREIFLKMYMSYEDKIVKKFFKMLYLKDELIGYVFGIPDYAELQYKEKIKTMILKTIAISPKYNGKGMGYILIDELVKEAERSGYKNVIYALMHEKNISKNIGSLLGDELRRYALFIKEL; from the coding sequence ATGAAAATCAAGCGATATGTAATAACAGAAAATAATCAAATAAATAAAATCAATTTAGAAAAATACATTACGGAAAATAACATTTCACAAAATGAAATTCCAAAAATACAAATAGAACATCCATCTGAAATTATTGTTTTTTATAATGAAAATGAAGAAATGGCTGGAAGTCTTAATTTATGGCACAATCGCCCTAATTACAACGGAAAGGCAACATCATATATTGGCAATGTAAATATTTTGGAAAAATATCGGAAAAACGAAACAGAAATATTTAATGAAATTTTTGAAAATCTTAAAAAAGATTGTATAGAAACAATAATAGGCCCTTTAAATGGGACTACTTGGAATACATATCGGTATGTTACGGACATGGGAAATCATCCCCCGTTTTTGCTGGAGCCTTTTAATGAAGAATATTATGTGGAATTGTTTGAAAAAATTGGATTTGAACCACTTGCCTACTATATTTCTACAATAATGGAAAATATGAATCCTGTTCAAAGGGGAAATTTGTCTAAAAAAATTGAAAAGTTGAGAAAATTTGACTTTTATAAGGACATCACGGTAAAATCTGCGGAAAATGAGGATTTACTCGTTGTGCTGAATAAAGTTTACGACTTGACGATTGAGGCATTTAAAAATAATTTTCTATATTCTAAATTGGATAGAGAAATATTTTTGAAAATGTATATGAGTTATGAAGATAAAATTGTAAAAAAATTCTTTAAAATGCTTTATTTAAAAGACGAATTAATAGGCTATGTATTTGGAATACCTGATTATGCCGAACTTCAATACAAGGAGAAAATAAAAACTATGATTCTTAAAACGATTGCAATTTCTCCCAAATATAATGGAAAAGGGATGGGGTATATTCTGATAGATGAACTTGTGAAGGAAGCGGAACGTTCAGGCTATAAAAATGTGATTTATGCCTTGATGCACGAAAAAAATATATCAAAAAATATCGGCTCACTTTTAGGAGA
- the hpt gene encoding hypoxanthine phosphoribosyltransferase — MIRDVEFGIKKQLITKEEIRKRLAELGKEITEDFKGENEPLIVVGLLKGSIVFMADLIREIKLPLEIDFIEASSYGEGTQSSREVKILKDLRSTISGKNVLVVEDIIDSGFTLKKVLQLLGSRNPKKVSLCTLLDKPERREVEIDVQYIGFEIPNEFVVGYGLDFNENYRNLEYVGIAEPSVFE; from the coding sequence ATGATAAGAGATGTTGAATTTGGGATAAAAAAGCAGCTGATTACGAAAGAGGAAATTCGGAAAAGATTAGCGGAATTGGGAAAAGAAATTACTGAGGATTTTAAAGGTGAAAATGAGCCGCTTATAGTTGTTGGGCTTTTAAAGGGTTCGATTGTGTTTATGGCTGATTTGATCAGGGAAATAAAGTTGCCGCTTGAAATTGACTTTATTGAGGCTTCCAGCTATGGAGAAGGGACTCAAAGTTCTAGGGAAGTTAAGATTTTGAAGGATTTGAGAAGCACAATCAGCGGGAAAAATGTGCTAGTTGTGGAAGATATTATTGATTCAGGGTTTACACTTAAAAAAGTATTACAGCTTTTAGGAAGCAGAAATCCCAAGAAAGTATCCTTGTGCACATTGTTGGATAAACCTGAAAGAAGAGAAGTTGAAATTGATGTGCAGTACATCGGCTTTGAAATTCCAAATGAATTTGTTGTGGGATACGGGCTTGATTTTAATGAAAATTACAGAAACCTTGAGTATGTGGGAATAGCAGAACCGTCAGTTTTTGAATAA
- the rplT gene encoding 50S ribosomal protein L20: protein MPRVKTGIVRRKRHKKVLKEAKGYRGAIKTNYKKANEAVKKAMAYATEHRKLKKRKMRELWIIRINAAARLNGISYSRLMNGLKKAGIELDRKVLADLALNNPAEFTKLVEKVK, encoded by the coding sequence ATGCCAAGAGTAAAAACAGGAATAGTTAGAAGAAAAAGACATAAAAAAGTTTTAAAAGAAGCAAAAGGTTATAGAGGAGCCATAAAAACAAATTATAAAAAGGCTAATGAAGCAGTTAAAAAAGCTATGGCTTACGCAACTGAACATAGAAAACTGAAAAAAAGAAAAATGCGTGAATTATGGATTATCAGAATTAACGCTGCCGCAAGATTAAACGGAATTTCTTACTCAAGATTAATGAACGGACTTAAAAAAGCTGGAATTGAACTTGATAGAAAAGTTTTAGCAGACTTAGCATTAAATAATCCTGCTGAATTTACAAAATTAGTAGAAAAAGTTAAATAG